The genomic region TTCGTCTTCCTATCTCTGAATCGAAGGATTGTGTGGCTCACCGGAGCCGACGGAAATGTCCGGAATCGTGATGGGTTTGAGATCTCCAAGCGGTTCGATGTCGATGTCCGGAATGTGGATGGCCTCTGGCCCGAGCTCCGGAATGACGATGGGATCCAGTCGCGCGAGCGCGGTCGGACCCATCTCCGGCGTAGGTATCACGTTCTCGTCAGGCTGCACGGCGGCCACGCCGCGCGCCACAGGCTTGGCGGTCCCGCCTGTCTCCAGCCCCGCGCTGACGAGATTCCCGGAGGGCTGCGGTTGCGACGGTGTCGTGACCGCGGCGGGTGTCGATGATGTGTCGTGTCTCGCGGTGGCTGACTCGGGCCGATCCCCGGGACGCGCGACCCACAGGGCCGTCGCCACCGTCAGAACCAGAACCGCCACCCCGGCAGCCAGAGCCCAACGAGGCAGAACGGCCGAACCGGGGCGCGGGGCGCTTTCGATACGCGCCAGTACTTCGGCGCGCATTCCGGCGGGTGCATCGAGCGCCGTCATCTCGCGCGCGACGGCATCGATCGCTTGATCGAGTGGCGTCTCAGACATGTCCGTACCCCAGCGCGGCCAGCTTGACCTTCAATTGCCGTCTCGACTCGGCCATCCGCCACTTGACGGTGCCCAGCGGGATTCCCAACATCCCGGCGACCTCGTCATAGGTGTGCTCGCCCGACGTCGTCAACAGAAGGACATCCCGCAGCTTTGGTGACAGTCTCGAAATCAGACGCGTCAGGTGCGCGCCAAGCTCAGCATCGATGAGGGCCCGTTCCTGCCCACGAGACGCGTCCGGAAAGTCCCACTGTGCGCCCTCGGCGGGCGCCACGAACCGGCGGAGCAGAGCCTTTACGCTCCGGCGTCTGGTGAGGGCCTTCCGCCACGCAATTGACAGCAGCCACGTCTTGAAACTGGCTTGTTCGCGAAAGCCGGGGAGCGCTCGAAAAGCCGCCACGAATGCCTCCTGCGTCACCTCTTCGGCATCCTCTGCGGACCCCAGCGCGGCCAGCGCCGTCCTGAAGGCCGCTGTCCGGTGCCGGTCAACCAGGACCCCGAACGCGGCGTGATCGCCGCGTCGGGCCCGTTCGACCAGCTCCGAATCGCTCACACCAGTAGTAGACACAGGCAGTCCGTGGTTGGTTGGGTGGAATGTACAGTACACTGACTATCCCGGTGCCGTTGCGGCCTGGTCGGGGTCCAATTACTCCCGGAGTGATTCTGACGACCTAATTACTCCCGGAGTAATTACAAAACTGTAATTACTCCGGGAGTGATTGTGGCGTGATGGCAGTCGGGGCGGGTACAGCATCTCGTGCGTCGCACTGCGGCTCGGACCCTGTGCAATCCCAGCCTGTGAACCGTGTCAGGGCCGGAAGGCAGCAGCACTAAGCGGATCCTGTGATGTGC from Acidobacteriota bacterium harbors:
- a CDS encoding RNA polymerase sigma factor, whose amino-acid sequence is MSTTGVSDSELVERARRGDHAAFGVLVDRHRTAAFRTALAALGSAEDAEEVTQEAFVAAFRALPGFREQASFKTWLLSIAWRKALTRRRSVKALLRRFVAPAEGAQWDFPDASRGQERALIDAELGAHLTRLISRLSPKLRDVLLLTTSGEHTYDEVAGMLGIPLGTVKWRMAESRRQLKVKLAALGYGHV